From a region of the Helianthus annuus cultivar XRQ/B chromosome 5, HanXRQr2.0-SUNRISE, whole genome shotgun sequence genome:
- the LOC110942235 gene encoding uncharacterized protein LOC110942235, with translation MAPSRTIVITVPTLILSVAGAVIFLIFLMSSLSYSPPPCSCPTRSTVQTTTQQQQISPTPEDIQWVKSQIEVNGLHMQDNVLRKGINPRTRAQQLQDLIQYKGISHYEEEEEAKNHTSLPCPNELLVEEHHSNYGEPWAGGRDVFEFLAESSKLTPESRVLEIGCGTLRVGLHFISYLNPEHFHCLERDELSLMAAFRYELPSHGLLQKRPLIVKGEDMDFGRFGSGFDYDLIYASAVFLHMPDKLVWVGLERLVGRLKPLDGRIFVSHNVKFCSRLGSDECSKRLKSLGLEYMGKHTHDSLLFNHYEIWFEFRRFKV, from the exons ATGGCTCCGTCAAGAACCATCGTCATAACCGTTCCGACGTTAATCCTCTCCGTCGCCGGCGCCGTCATCTTCCTCATCTTCCTCATGTCCTCTCTTTCATACTCTCCTCCCCCTTGTTCTTGCCCCACAAGATCCACCGTCCAAACTACAACCCAACAACAACAGATCTCACCAACACCAGAGGATATACAGTGGGTTAAATCCCAGATCGAAGTTAACGGACTTCATATGCAAGATAATGTTCTTCGTAAGGGCATTAATCCTCGTACTCGTGCTCAGCAGCTCCAGGATTTGATCCA GTACAAAGGGATATCACActacgaagaagaagaagaagcaaaGAACCACACATCTTTACCATGCCCTAACGAACTCCTAGTAGAAGAGCACCACAGTAACTACGGCGAGCCCTGGGCCGGTGGTCGAGACGTCTTCGAGTTTCTCGCAGAATCTTCCAAACTCACCCCCGAATCACGCGTTCTCGAAATCGGTTGCGGCACCCTTCGCGTCGGCCTACACTTTATCAGTTACTTGAATCCCGAACACTTTCATTGCCTCGAAAGAGACGAGCTTTCTCTTATGGCCGCATTTCGGTATGAACTCCCGTCGCACGGGTTACTCCAAAAACGCCCGTTGATTGTAAAAGGCGAAGATATGGATTTTGGAAGATTCGGGTCGGGTTTTGATTACGATTTGATATATGCTAGTGCGGTGTTTCTTCATATGCCGGATAAACTTGTGTGGGTCGGGTTAGAACGATTGGTTGGTAGATTGAAACCGTTGGATGGAAGGATATTTGTGTCGCATAATGTGAAGTTTTGTTCGAGATTGGGAAGTGATGAGTGTAGTAAGAGGCTTAAAAGTTTAGGGCTTGAGTATATGGGAAAACATACACATGATAGTTTACTTTTTAACCATTATGAGATTTGGTTTGAGTTTAGAAGGTTTAAAGTGTAA
- the LOC110944146 gene encoding L-type lectin-domain containing receptor kinase S.6: MDAMIIKLQILHILFLFIFTTVSSSSSPPSNFTLYGTARINQTAITLTQPLTNCSSHPPFPNTGRIFYKHPIRFLDSTFNSTLSFSTKFSFTIIPPPLNCLNGEGIAFLIASHTNSLPYSLGSIGLPQSVQTNSLDATFLAVEFDTNYDQRFNDINGNHVGIDSDSIFSIASIDLMSIGIDLNGGKKVNSWIEYNGSKRVIEIWVGYPDTKPDSPILTAPIDLSKRFNGFMYVGFSASNGDGSSVHLIDNWGFRTFESGSSGGSVYPDMDVEVGLENCLICFPEPHKNTRPETDPGLTKNHNKGLKLAIGLLVVNLILVVSTLSGVVLYIWLTKKESQNQNQPAQTLTRTNPNSNMTITNRMPKRLKLSEIRSLTRGFNRNLIIGDGVSAVVYKTDRNQAVKRFKTASFGSQIATEFVTMASSLQHKNIMKLQAWCCERNELILVYDYMPNGSLDKFLQNSSNFSFNFSFEARLNVLIGVSSALCYLHEECDRIIVHRNVKTSNILLDLDLAPKLGDFGIARDSRDVTVTALAMGYMAPEYVYSRVPTVKTDVYSFGVVVLEVATGRAAVDETGVGVVDWVWDMWEEKRVVAAADGGLGGEFDCCEMERVLMVGLSCVVPDFEMRPTMKEVVRMLRGEVVPVLPEVKPVVVVTAERSPEVVVKCGGDDGWTSWGTPTSHFSKT; this comes from the coding sequence ATGGATGCTATGATTATAAAGCTCCAAATTCTCCATATCCTCTTCCTCTTCATCTTCACCAccgtatcatcatcatcatctccccCATCAAACTTCACCCTCTACGGCACCGCCCGCATCAACCAAACCGCCATCACCCTCACTCAACCCCTCACCAACTGCTCCTCACACCCACCATTCCCAAACACCGGCCGAATCTTCTACAAACACCCGATTCGCTTTCTTGATTCCACCTTCAACTCTACCCTCTCTTTCTCAACCAAATTCTCCTTCACCATCATCCCCCCTCCCCTAAACTGCCTCAACGGCGAAGGCATCGCGTTCTTGATCGCATCCCACACCAATTCATTACCATATTCTCTCGGGTCAATCGGCTTACCACAATCCGTTCAGACGAATTCACTCGACGCAACGTTCTTGGCGGTTGAATTCGATACGAATTATGATCAAAGGTTTAACGACATCAACGGTAACCACGTGGGAATCGATTCGGATTCCATCTTTTCCATCGCGTCAATCGATTTGATGTCGATTGGGATCGATTTAAATGGCGGGAAAAAAGTCAACTCATGGATTGAATACAACGGTTCAAAAAGGGTTATTGAGATATGGGTCGGGTACCCGGATACCAAACCGGATAGTCCGATTTTAACCGCGCCAATCGATCTTTCGAAGAGGTTTAACGGGTTTATGTATGTCGGATTCTCGGCTTCTAACGGGGATGGATCGTCGGTTCATTTGATCGACAATTGGGGATTTAGAACATTCGAATCCGGGTCTTCGGGTGGTTCAGTGTATCCGGATATGGATGTTGAAGTCGGGTTGGAAAACTGTTTGATTTGTTTTCCGGAGCCACATAAAAATACCCGACCCGAAACCGATCCGGGTTTGACCAAAAATCATAACAAAGGACTCAAATTAGCTATCGGATTATTAGTTGTGAATCTGATTCTGGTTGTTTCAACTCTAAGCGGCGTCGTTTTGTACATCTGGTTGACCAAAAAagaaagtcaaaatcaaaatcaacctGCACAAACCCTAACTCGTACAAACCCTAATTCGAACATGACGATCACGAACAGAATGCCGAAAAGATTGAAACTATCTGAAATCCGATCGTTAACAAGAGGATTCAACCGGAATTTGATCATCGGCGACGGAGTATCGGCCGTCGTGTACAAAACCGATCGGAATCAAGCGGTAAAACGGTTCAAAACGGCGTCGTTCGGAAGCCAAATCGCTACAGAGTTCGTAACAATGGCGAGTTCGTTACAACACAAGAACATAATGAAGCTTCAAGCATGGTGCTGCGAACGTAACGAGCTAATTCTCGTGTACGATTACATGCCAAACGGATCACTCGATAAATTTCTTCAAAACAGTTCAAATTTCAGTTTCAATTTCAGCTTTGAAGCTCGATTAAACGTGTTAATCGGAGTTTCATCGGCGTTATGTTACTTACACGAAGAATGTGACCGGATAATTGTTCACCGGAATGTGAAAACAAGTAATATTTTGTTAGATCTAGATTTGGCGCCAAAATTAGGGGATTTTGGAATAGCACGTGACTCACGTGACGTGACGGTTACGGCACTTGCGATGGGGTATATGGCGCCGGAGTATGTATACTCTAGGGTTCCGACGGTGAAAACGGATGTGTATAGTTTCGGTGTGGTGGTGTTGGAGGTGGCGACGGGGCGGGCGGCGGTGGATGAGACCGGTGTGGGGGTGGTGGATTGGGTGTGGGATATGTGGGAGGAGAAAcgggtggtggcggcggcggacgGTGGGTTGGGTGGGGAGTTTGATTGTTGTGAGATGGAGAGGGTGTTGATGGTGGGGTTGAGTTGTGTGGTTCCGGATTTTGAGATGCGGCCGACGATGAAGGAGGTGGTGAGGATGTTGAGAGGTGAGGTGGTGCCGGTTCTGCCGGAGGTGAAGCCGGTTGTGGTGGTTACGGCGGAGAGGTCGCCGGAGGTTGTTGTGAAgtgtggtggtgatgatggttggACGTCGTGGGGAACACCAACGTCTCATTTTAGTAAGACGTAG
- the LOC110944145 gene encoding ATP-dependent RNA helicase glh-2-like, with translation MGALPKCDICLYHHSGQCRLRRCESCGKEGHSKNTCWAGTGAGRENNGHRGFGNNNRGGDGNGNRNGGNGNRGNVGNQTGNRGANNAQGGNGNMLGPGCFNCGEVGHFKKECPKLNQARGRVFNIGASEAR, from the coding sequence ATGGGCGCTTTGCCCAAATGTGACATATGCCTGTACCATCACTCTGGCCAGTGCAGGTTGAGGAGATGCGAGTCTTGTGGTAAGGAGGGCCATTCGAAAAATACTTGTTGGGCTGGCACAGGTGCTGGTCGTGAAAACAATGGTCATAGAGGTTTTGGTAACAATAATCGCGGTGGGGACGGAAATGGGAACCGCAATGGTGGAAATGGTAATCGGGGAAATGTTGGAAACCAAACTGGGAATCGGGGAGCAAACAACGCTCAAGGTGGTAATGGTAACATGCTAGGTCCGGGATGTTTCAACTGCGGAGAAGTCGGACACTTTAAAAAGGAATGCCCTAAGCTCAACCAAGCTCGTGGAAGGGTATTCAACATTGG